The following proteins come from a genomic window of Metarhizium brunneum chromosome 2, complete sequence:
- the laeA_2 gene encoding Secondary metabolism regulator laeA yields MLGNTAFKFTPDTASISSRGTSISVATSNEAAIIRCIENGEYVDGQEIDDDTRSLTSSVRQHIVDGGLRYHAYHAGQYAFPNDENEQYRDNLKHVVTLHLCGGIYFFAPIHELLQRGAYVLDLGTGTGAWCVEMADLYPNSTFDGMDLSPIQPDWVPQNVSFMVDDIEHEAGWTYGENELDYIHVRHLIHSIKDRREMWRRIYSHLKPGGYVEVQEFKYAAACDDNSCDGPYAWRDFLNYLAAGLEALGSDLYGMQYVERELLEAGFQELHYQDLKCPLGPWAKLLRLQECGHLLRDIVNSGLEGLTRRPFRDGLKWTPLQIQMFLIDVRKDVNRVENGIPPFHSYFPFRSIYARKPMVT; encoded by the exons ATGCTTGGAAACACGGCCTTCAAATTTACGCCAGATACGGCATCGATTTCATCGAGGGGGACCTCCATCTCCGTCGCCACGTCAAACGAAGCCGCCATCATTCGTTGCATAGAAAATGGAGAGTATGTGGATGGACAAGAAATTGATGATGATACCCGCAGTTTGACCTCAAGCGTCCGACAACATATCGTTGATGGGGGCCTACGATATCACGCATATCACGCAGGGCAGTACGCCTTCCCCAATGATGAGAATGAACAATACCGAGACAATCTGAAGCACGTAGTGACGTTGCACTTGTGTGGGGGAATATACTTTTTCGCCCCGATACACGAGCTTCTTCAGAGAGGCGCGTATGTTCTTGATTTGG GCACGGGAACTGGCGCATGGTGCGTAGAAA TGGCGGACCTGTATCCAAACTCAACTTTTGACGGCATGGACTTGTCACCAATACAACCTGATTGGGTGCCCCAAAATGTATCATTCATGGTTGACGATATTGAGCACGAGGCAGGGTGGACCTATGGGGAGAATGAGCTGGACTACATTCATGTTCGACACTTGATACATTCTATCAAGGATCGAAGAGAGATGTGGAGGCGAATTTACAG TCACCTCAAACCAGGTGGGTATGTTGAGGTGCAGGAATTCAAGTACGCCGCTGCTTGCGACGACAATTCTTGCGATGGTCCCTATGCATGGCGAGACTTTCTGAACTACTTGGCTGCTGGACTAGAGGCTCTTGGATCGGACCTGTACGGCATGCAGTATGTCGAAAGGGAGCTTCTTGAAGCCGGCTTCCAGGAGCTCCACTACCAGGACTTGAAATGCCCCCTTGGGCCTTGGGCTAAGCTGCTACGTCTTCAAGAGTGTGGGCATCTTCTACGAGACATAGTAAATTCTGGATTGGAAGGTCTTACTCGTCGACCATTTCGAGATGGTTTAAAGTGGACACCCTTACAGATTCAAATGTTTTTAATCGATGTACGGAAGGATGTGAATCGGGTTGAGAATGGCATACCGCCTTTTCACAGCTATTTTCCTTTTAGGAGTATTTACGCACGAAAACCCATGGTAACTTGA